In the genome of Phycisphaerae bacterium, one region contains:
- a CDS encoding lysophospholipid acyltransferase family protein, translated as MKARRKWLDYLIYLVVRSAAMMLAVSPLEASLRVMRRLGWLWFTLPHAIPGRSRLLLKFREHRNRAEGHIRLAFPHLSDAAVSKMALASMQNLAMLAVEVLMTPRMITPWTWAHYIKLRRLDDAVRVLLGRRGCIMLTGHYGNWELLGYTLATLGFEIVAVMRPLDNEYLNRFLLDRREQGGLRLLYKKGATQSAGDVIQSRGALCFIADQNAGSKGLFVDFFGRKASTYKSIGLLAMEHDVPIIVGCARRIGEGYRYELCVNRIIRPEEWRDREDPLMWITQEYSRAMEEFIRVAPEQYLWMHRRWKSRPKEERVERKETVAIGA; from the coding sequence ATGAAAGCGCGCCGGAAGTGGCTGGATTATCTGATTTACCTGGTGGTGCGGTCGGCGGCCATGATGCTGGCCGTCTCCCCCCTGGAGGCGAGCCTGCGCGTGATGCGCCGGCTCGGCTGGCTGTGGTTCACATTACCCCACGCAATTCCCGGCCGCTCCAGGCTCCTCCTGAAGTTTCGCGAACATCGCAACAGGGCCGAGGGGCACATCCGCCTGGCTTTCCCCCATTTGAGCGACGCGGCGGTGTCGAAAATGGCTCTCGCCTCGATGCAAAACCTGGCCATGCTGGCCGTGGAAGTGCTTATGACGCCGCGAATGATCACGCCGTGGACGTGGGCGCATTACATCAAGCTGCGAAGGCTCGATGACGCGGTGCGCGTGCTCCTGGGCCGCCGTGGCTGCATTATGCTGACCGGCCATTACGGAAACTGGGAACTGCTCGGGTACACGCTGGCGACGCTGGGCTTCGAGATCGTCGCCGTCATGCGGCCGCTGGACAACGAATACCTGAATCGCTTCTTGCTCGATCGGAGGGAGCAAGGCGGACTGCGCCTTCTCTACAAGAAAGGCGCCACCCAATCGGCGGGCGACGTTATTCAATCGCGGGGGGCGCTCTGCTTCATTGCCGATCAGAACGCCGGATCAAAGGGGCTGTTCGTCGACTTTTTCGGCCGCAAGGCCTCCACGTACAAGTCCATCGGGCTATTGGCGATGGAACACGATGTTCCCATTATCGTAGGATGCGCGCGGAGAATCGGCGAAGGATACCGGTATGAACTTTGCGTGAACCGCATCATCCGGCCGGAGGAATGGCGCGATCGCGAGGATCCCCTTATGTGGATTACCCAGGAATATTCGCGGGCGATGGAAGAGTTCATTCGTGTCGCCCCGGAGCAATACTTGTGGATGCACCGGCGATGGAAGAGTCGGCCCAAAGAAGAGCGAGTCGAGCGCAAGGAAACCGTCGCGATAGGGGCATGA
- a CDS encoding glycosyltransferase, translating into MTPPAVSIIIPTYNRPELLREALDSVAAQTFRDYEVIVVDDGSTPPIADAVEDHPVRPKIIRQNRQGPGAARNRGIAEAKAEIVAFLDSDDLWMPTKLERFVGALRDNPAVSIFYGPMTPIDASRQEVSGRTKPRHSGRITEALFNSCFVDVPTVVCRKNVLKRAGGFDATLPVCEDYDLWLRVSLTEPFGLIEEPLAKRRLHDDRLSKSTMGRNFAIRAQTLLRFYENNKRSGALSEGTAHPRLARAFFVAGRAALREGDYSQAIDMFRTSRSFRRGALRPLMLQIAASACFRFAGPSPKPELAAAPAPLLDK; encoded by the coding sequence ATGACCCCACCCGCCGTCAGCATCATCATCCCGACCTACAACCGCCCGGAACTGCTCCGCGAGGCACTGGACTCCGTCGCCGCGCAGACGTTTCGCGATTACGAAGTCATCGTCGTGGATGATGGCTCGACGCCGCCGATCGCCGACGCCGTGGAGGACCATCCGGTCCGGCCGAAGATTATCCGCCAAAACCGCCAGGGCCCCGGCGCGGCGCGGAACCGCGGCATCGCCGAAGCAAAAGCCGAAATCGTGGCGTTTCTTGACAGCGATGACCTGTGGATGCCGACCAAGCTCGAGCGCTTCGTCGGGGCGCTTCGCGACAACCCCGCCGTCTCGATTTTCTACGGACCGATGACGCCCATCGACGCTTCGAGACAGGAGGTGTCCGGGCGGACCAAACCGCGCCACTCCGGGCGTATTACCGAGGCCTTGTTCAATAGTTGTTTCGTCGACGTTCCGACCGTCGTTTGTCGGAAGAACGTGCTGAAACGCGCCGGAGGCTTCGATGCCACGCTGCCCGTCTGCGAGGACTACGACCTCTGGCTGCGCGTGAGCCTGACCGAGCCCTTTGGTTTGATTGAGGAGCCGTTGGCCAAGCGGAGGCTGCACGATGATCGGCTCAGCAAGTCCACCATGGGGCGGAACTTTGCCATTCGTGCACAAACACTCCTGCGATTCTATGAAAACAACAAGCGAAGCGGCGCGTTGAGCGAAGGCACAGCGCACCCTCGTCTGGCACGGGCATTCTTCGTAGCCGGGCGCGCCGCCCTACGAGAAGGGGATTACTCACAGGCGATCGACATGTTCCGCACGAGTCGCTCGTTTAGGCGCGGCGCGTTGCGACCGCTCATGCTGCAAATTGCTGCTAGCGCCTGCTTTCGGTTCGCGGGTCCATCCCCCAAACCTGAACTAGCCGCAGCCCCGGCGCCTCTACTCGATAAGTAG
- a CDS encoding YbaK/EbsC family protein produces the protein MNPASSFPSICQWLDGAGVSYRTVHHEPTHTSEESAKARGEEVRVGGKALLVKTGEEFRLFVLSAACKLDSSALKARFGVKKIRFASAQELADLTGLVPGSVPPFGRPILPFELFVDESIVKNDRIAFNAGSLTDSIVMPTEEYLKVALPAIFLFSE, from the coding sequence ATGAACCCTGCTTCGAGCTTTCCATCGATTTGCCAATGGCTGGACGGAGCGGGCGTCTCCTACCGCACCGTTCATCATGAGCCCACGCATACGTCGGAGGAATCCGCGAAGGCCCGTGGCGAGGAAGTCCGCGTCGGCGGGAAGGCCCTGCTGGTCAAGACGGGCGAGGAGTTTCGACTCTTCGTGCTCAGCGCGGCCTGCAAACTCGATTCCTCCGCGCTGAAGGCTCGCTTCGGCGTCAAAAAGATACGCTTTGCATCGGCACAGGAACTCGCCGATCTGACGGGTCTCGTTCCCGGCTCTGTGCCGCCTTTCGGCCGCCCGATACTGCCGTTCGAACTTTTTGTCGACGAATCGATCGTGAAGAATGATCGCATCGCCTTTAATGCCGGAAGCCTCACGGACTCGATCGTCATGCCCACGGAGGAATACCTGAAGGTCGCTTTGCCTGCCATCTTCCTATTCTCCGAATAA
- a CDS encoding glycosyltransferase family 2 protein has translation MSATEAPLVSIVIPTCNRREVLARCLAALAVQSYPRFEIIVVDDGSTDDTPAMLADFAARHEHVDVRPFSNERHAGANVSRNRGIREARGDIVAFLDSDCIAEPDWLEKLIAEFADPRVAAVTGLVIDPPSHNIYELILRGIARVHGRGEAPRLVGGNMAVRRERLTSLRFDEDARWKSHRSSAAVASPVCDEESIFLSLRARGWSQRVAPQAVVLHDHHYDRVSFFRHAWAGGKAAAFMVYKYFLPPRLDLLPLLLTYVSIPLVAFDSRLWALPCVFVLATVAALLYNEIARKAKSPGEALMGFPLLLVYYHVRLAGYLFEACRLRLGIRKAERVRLGKE, from the coding sequence ATGTCCGCAACAGAGGCGCCGCTCGTCAGCATCGTGATCCCCACCTGCAACCGCCGGGAGGTCCTGGCTCGCTGTCTCGCAGCGTTGGCCGTTCAATCGTACCCGCGATTCGAGATTATTGTCGTCGATGACGGATCGACTGATGACACTCCGGCCATGCTGGCGGATTTCGCCGCCCGGCATGAGCACGTTGACGTGCGACCTTTCAGTAACGAGCGGCACGCCGGCGCCAACGTCAGCCGCAATCGCGGCATCCGCGAGGCCCGCGGCGACATCGTCGCCTTTCTGGACAGCGATTGCATCGCCGAGCCGGATTGGCTGGAGAAGCTGATCGCCGAATTCGCCGATCCGCGCGTGGCCGCCGTGACTGGGCTCGTGATCGATCCCCCGTCGCACAATATCTACGAATTGATTCTACGCGGCATCGCCCGCGTACACGGTCGCGGCGAGGCTCCGCGGCTGGTCGGCGGAAACATGGCCGTGCGGAGGGAGCGGCTGACCTCGCTGCGATTTGACGAAGATGCCCGCTGGAAATCCCATCGCTCATCCGCCGCGGTCGCCTCGCCCGTTTGCGATGAAGAGAGCATTTTTCTTTCGCTCCGGGCACGGGGCTGGTCCCAGCGCGTCGCTCCCCAGGCGGTCGTCCTCCACGACCATCACTACGATCGAGTGTCTTTTTTTCGCCATGCGTGGGCGGGAGGAAAAGCCGCAGCCTTCATGGTATATAAATACTTCCTGCCGCCGCGGTTGGATTTGCTGCCGCTCTTACTGACCTACGTTAGCATTCCATTGGTCGCTTTCGATTCGCGGCTGTGGGCTCTTCCTTGCGTATTCGTGCTGGCGACGGTCGCCGCGCTGCTCTACAACGAAATAGCACGCAAAGCCAAGTCGCCGGGCGAGGCCCTGATGGGTTTCCCCCTGCTCCTTGTCTATTATCACGTGCGGCTTGCGGGATACCTGTTTGAAGCGTGCCGTCTGCGACTCGGAATTCGCAAGGCCGAGCGTGTTCGACTGGGCAAGGAATGA
- a CDS encoding Fe(2+)-trafficking protein: MADQDRIEKLRRMTEADPSDEMAHFSLGTALLEAGQAQDAGPYLQRVLALNSQNSKAYELLGKVQIATGHRDLAVRTLMDGYRVAHRKGDMMPMQGMETMLKELGAPVPSVAEKKEPTTMAAGPGGFVCRRCGGGGPKLKERPFKGELGEKILATVCESCWKEWVGMGTKVINELRLPMFDPQAQEMYDKHMKEFLLIE; this comes from the coding sequence ATGGCCGATCAAGATCGGATTGAGAAATTGCGGCGAATGACGGAGGCGGACCCGAGCGACGAGATGGCCCATTTTTCGCTGGGTACAGCGCTCCTGGAGGCGGGACAGGCGCAGGACGCCGGCCCCTATCTGCAGCGCGTGCTTGCCCTCAACAGCCAGAACTCCAAGGCGTATGAGCTGCTGGGCAAGGTACAGATCGCGACAGGGCATCGCGACCTCGCGGTGCGGACGCTGATGGACGGCTATCGCGTCGCCCATCGCAAGGGCGACATGATGCCGATGCAGGGCATGGAAACAATGCTGAAGGAACTCGGCGCGCCGGTGCCCAGCGTGGCCGAGAAAAAAGAGCCGACGACGATGGCGGCCGGGCCTGGCGGCTTCGTGTGTCGCCGCTGCGGAGGCGGCGGGCCCAAACTCAAAGAACGGCCGTTCAAAGGCGAACTCGGCGAGAAGATCCTGGCGACGGTCTGCGAATCCTGCTGGAAGGAATGGGTCGGCATGGGGACGAAGGTGATCAACGAGCTTCGCCTACCGATGTTCGACCCGCAGGCGCAGGAGATGTACGACAAGCACATGAAGGAGTTTCTACTTATCGAGTAG